The following are encoded together in the Labrus mixtus chromosome 2, fLabMix1.1, whole genome shotgun sequence genome:
- the LOC132953975 gene encoding ras-related protein ORAB-1, whose protein sequence is MNPEYDYLFKLLLIGDSGVGKSCLLLRFADDTYTESYISTIGVDFKIRTIELDGKTIKLQIWDTAGQERFRTITSSYYRGAHGIIVVYDVTDQESFNNVKQWLQEIDRYASENVNKLLVGNKCDLTTKKVVDYTTAKEFADNLGIPFLETSAKSATNVEQAFMTMAAEIKKRMGPGATAGSSEKSNVKIQSKPVNTSSGGCC, encoded by the exons ATGAATCCCGAATA TGACTATTTATTCAAGCTGCTCCTGATCGGTGATTCTGGCGTCGGAAAGTCTTGTCTCCTTCTCCGGTTTGCA gatgacacatacacagagagctACATCAGCACCATCGGCGTGGACTTCAAGATCAGGACCATCGAGCTGGACGGGAAGACCATAAAACTGCAGATT TGGGACACGGCCGGGCAGGAACGTTTCCGCACCATCACGTCCAGTTACTACAGAGGAGCTCACGGCATCATCGTGGTTTATGATGTGACGGATCAG GAGTCCTTCAATAACGTCAAACAGTGGCTACAGGAGATCGACCGCTACGCCAGCGAGAACGTCAACAAGCTGCTAGTAGGCAACAAGTGTGACCTCACAACGAAGAAGGTGGTGGACTACACCACAGCTAAG GAATTCGCAGACAACTTGGGGATCCCCTTCCTGGAGACCAGCGCCAAGAGCGCCACCAACGTGGAGCAAGCCTTCATGACCATGGCGGCGGAGATCAAGAAGAGGATGGGCCCGGGGGCCACGGCCGGATCCTCAGAGAAGTCCAACGTCAAGATCCAGAGCAAGCCGGTCAACACCTCGTCCGGAGGCTGCTGCTGa
- the LOC132953957 gene encoding SERTA domain-containing protein 2-like, with product MLGNGLKRKLLHDDDCLEDVVRGPLAVGFMSSFMLRRQSVLNVSLMKLYGPALRADLRLQRRVLVNNIIRRIHDDLRQEGGLGTLFFSAAPPQDHDGYPQAPPPPSSFSILSSSLSGLTAGDSCLTPASLLEEDMFFTLPPSSPSSQLNLPHSPRTPPPLPPSPSPKDSFSSALEEIEELCPSPSSSRPPSPPPARDTTDVVMKEEEEEEAGQDSQEAPPALSSPGSFLTDFALDDVIFTDSDTSMYDLGPRPPLPSGAPPSKIAPAVMSPYGAAVGGAPNQSFKLDLAELDHIMEVLVGS from the coding sequence ATGTTGGGTAACGGGCTGAAGAGGAAGCTGCTCCACGATGACGATTGTTTGGAGGACGTGGTGCGTGGTCCCCTGGCGGTGGGTTTCATGTCGTCCTTCATGCTGCGGCGTCAAAGCGTCCTCAACGTGTCCCTCATGAAGCTCTACGGCCCCGCGCTCAGAGCCGACCTCCGCCTGCAGCGCCGCGTCCTCGTCAACAACATCATCCGCCGTATCCATGACGACCTGAGGCAGGAAGGAGGATTGGGCACTCTCTTCTTCTCCGCCGCCCCCCCCCAGGACCACGACGGCTACCCacaagctcctccccctccgtCCTCCTTCAGCatcctctcctcgtctctgtCGGGACTCACAGCCGGGGACTCCTGCCTAACGCCGGCCTCGCTGCTGGAGGAGGATATGTTCTTCACCCTCCCGCCCTCATCGCCCTCCTCACAACTCAACCTGCCTCACTCCCCGAGAACGCCACCGCCGCTGCCTCCCTCGCCATCGCCCAAAGACAGCTTCTCCTCCGCCCTGGAGGAGATCGAGGAGCTTtgcccctccccttcctcctccaggCCCCCGTCACCTCCTCCTGCGCGGGACACGACTGATGTGGtcatgaaggaggaggaggaggaggaggcggggcagGACTCACAGGAGGCTCCTCCCGCCCTGTCCTCCCCCGGCTCCTTCCTCACAGACTTTGCTTTGGACGACGTCATCTTCACAGACAGTGACACGTCCATGTACGACCTCGGACCCCGCCCCCCGCTGCCATCGGGAGCTCCGCCCTCTAAGATCGCCCCCGCCGTAATGTCTCCGTACGGTGCGGCGGTGGGCGGGGCTCCAAACCAGTCGTTTAAATTGGACCTGGCAGAGCTGGACCACATCATGGAGGTCCTGGTGGGCAGCTGA
- the LOC132994596 gene encoding zinc finger protein RFP-like, giving the protein PGEVLCDVCTGTKQKALKSCLDCLVSYCETHLEPHLTASRLKRHQLIDPVENLEDRMCTKHDKPLELFCKTDQTCVCMLCSVLDHQTHELVPLKEEYEEKKAELEETEAEIQQMIQKRQLKIQEIKHSVDLSKDDADRDMAEGVRVFTALKESVERGQAEFIDTIEKKLKTTEKQAEAFIKELEQEICELMKRSTEVQQLSRSEDHLHLIQRVQSVNSAPPTKDWTEVNVCQPLYEETVRKAVAQLEETLSEEMKKLIQVELKRVQQYAVDVTLDPDTAHPNLILSDDGKQVYLGDVRKNLPDNPERFSLCACVLGKQSFSSGRFYFEVQVKGKTEWDFGVVRESINSPELNKGGKNSAPLIISPIGSS; this is encoded by the coding sequence CCAGGAGAAGTTCTCTGTGACGTCTGCACTGGAACCAAACAGAAGGCCCTGAAGTCCTGCTTAGACTGTCTGGTCTCCTACTGTGAGACTCACCTGGAGCCTCATCTGACAGCTTCACGTCTGAAAAGACACCAGCTGATCGACCCTGTGGAGAACCTGGAGGACAGGATGTGTACGAAGCACGATAAACCTCTGGAGCTGTTCTGTAAGACCGATCAGACCTGTGTCTGcatgctctgctctgttttagACCACCAGACACACGAGCTTGTTCCTCTGAAAGAAGAATATGAAGAAAAGAaggcagagctggaggagacagaggctgaaattcAGCAGATGATCCAGAAAAGACAACTGAAGATTCAAGAGATCAAACACTCAGTGGACCTCAGTAAAGACGATGCAGACAGAGATATGGCAGAAGGTGTTCGAGTCTTCACCGCTCTGAAGGAGTCTGTTGAGAGAGGTCAGGCCGAGTTCATCGACACGATCGAAAAGAAGctgaaaacaacagagaaacaggCCGAAGCTTTCatcaaagagctggagcagGAAATCTGTgagctgatgaagaggagcacTGAGGTGCAGCAGCTCTCACGCTCTGAAGACCACCTCCATCTAATCCAGAGAGTCCAGTCTGTTAACTCTGCTCCACCCACCAAAGACTGGACAGAGGTTAATGTCTGTCAACCACTTTATGAGGAGACTGTGAGGaaagctgtggctcagctggagGAGACTCTCAGTGAAGAGATGAAGAAGTTGATTCAAGTTGAGCTGAAGAGAGTCCAGCAGTATGCTGTGGATGTAACTCTTGATCCTGATACAGCACATCCTAATCTCATCCTGTCTGATGATGGGAAACAAGTTTATCTTGGTGATGTGAGGAAGAATCTACCAGACAACCCAGAGAGATTCTCtctttgtgcttgtgttttaGGAAAGCAGAGTTTCTCTTCAGGCAGATTTTACTTTGAGGTTCAGGTTAAAGGAAAGACTGAGTGGGATTTTGGAGTGGTCAGAGAGTCCATCAACAGTCCTGAACTTAATAAAGGAGGTAAAAACTCTGCACCTCTGATCATCTCTCCTATTGGGTCCAGTTAA